The genome window GGAGCGAACCACAAGGAACACCCAAAGGCGTGGGAATACATCCTTGTCGAGTACGAGACACGCCCCGGTGTCGAGGTTGAGAACCTCCAACAGGTTCGCGCCGTCTACGACCAGCAGAACGAACAGTGGGAACTGCATCTCGTCTGCAAAGACGAAATTGAGACGCCCGATACGCCTGGAACAGAGACAGCGGGTATCGATCTCGGCATCAGCAACTTCGCCGCCGTTGCCTACAGTACTGAAGACGCCGACTTGTACCCCGGCAACCGTCTGAAACAGGACGGGTACTACTTCCCGAAAGAAATCGCTAACTGCGACGATTCAGGCGGTGAACGAGCGACTCGATTACACAAGAAGTGGTCGGAACGGCGCACGCACTTCTTCCACTCCTTGGCGAAACACATCGTCGAACGCTGTGTCGAGAAAGAGGTTGGTCGCATTAACGTCGGTAACTTAGAGGGAGTCCGGGAGGACGAGAACGGCAACTCGAAGAACTGGGGTCGGCATGGGAATCTTGACTTGCACGGGTGGGCATTCGACCATTTCACCTCGATTCTCGAATACAAGGCGAAAGTCGAGGGGATCGAGGTCGTGGAAGTGTCCGAGCGAGACACCTCAAAGACGTGTTGCGTGTGCGGTCAGGAAGACGAGAGTCAGCGTGTCGAGCGAGGCTTGTACGTCTGTAAGGAGTGTGACGCGGCGTTTAACGCTGACGTGAATGGGGCGGAGAATATTCGTCTCGACCTCAACGCAAGTAACTCCGAGTCTGCGCCCAGTTTGGGCGGGGATAGGAGTACCGGCTGGTTGGCACAGCCCGCAGTCTACCTTCATGACTTGTCCAGCGGATTCCAACCGCAGGCACAAGTGGTAGACTGCAAACCCTAATATCCCAACCTCGGGATTCCTCCGCGTTCACGCGGAGGAGGATGTCAATCCTTGTGTACACGTGAGCGGTACCAACTCCGAACGACAACTCACAACCTGCCGTCAACGGCGCGCTGGTACGCGGTCACGGCTTGCTGGGCTATCGGTTCCGGTCGTACTATTGGGTGTGTTCCACCCGTGATGTCCGTACGCGGGCACCACCTAGTGCGGTATCGAGTGTCTCCGTGAGGAAGCCGGCGTCGGCGATTACCCCATCGGTGGCGACATTGAGGACGAACTGGCGCGTGTGGAGACAACTGATCCCATTCGGGCGAATCCCCATACACAGTGCAAGGATCAGAAGGCGCTCACTAGAGTTATCGGATGTCTGGCGGAGTACACGAATGTGCTCGGTGGCGAGATATGGAGTACCGGCATCGTCATTAACCAACACTAACTGTGGAATAGACGAATTTGTTGGTTAATATCACGTTCTTCCGGGGCCGCGGCGAAGAGCCCTACAAAAAATCAGTACTCGTCTGTGAACACTACAGCGCTCTCATTTCGTGGCAAACGTTTACGGTTTCTAGTTTCGTAACTCTATACAAGATGAGCTACGATACAGAACACGTGCGGAACGCGGGGGACACTCCGGGGATGATCACCGGAATCCCGACATTCGCAGAATTACTCGAGAACCCATCTCTCGCTAGCCTCTATACATCGATTCGGGGGTCAGCGACTGCCACGGGGCCTGAACTCGTCGAAGCAACGACTGTCTCGAAAAAGACGGTGTACGACTATCTCCATAAGCTGGAGAAAGCGGGCCTAATCAGCCAGGTTGGCGACGATGCCGGGACTGCTGTATACACCGCTGAAGAGTTTGAACTGACATTGACGGTTCGCGAGACGGAAGTCTCGATTACTCCCGAACTTATCGAGGTGATCGCACAGAAGAACGAGTACCCCGCGATCAAACGGGTTCTCGAAGATCACGGTATCGTCACGTTCGCGCTCACATACGATCTCGTGAAAGCACACAGTGAGGGGGATGTCACAATCCGGCAGATCGCGAGCCTCACAGACCTTTCACCTGGAACTGCGTATGATCTCGTCGAAGCGCTCTATTCGATTCTCGATCTAGGTGACGACGAGCCGGCCCCGACGACGTACACACCAGATGACTTCGACGAGGACGAAGGCGACCTCCTCGAGGAATTTGCCGACAAGTAGACCGAATACGGGGATGTACACTGCGAATATTGCGGACACGGTGATGTTTCGGAATTTAGGGAAGCATCCCAGTCCGCGCTTACAGTCGCTCAAGAGTGCCGTTGAGGAAGCCGGAACAGAGATTTGGGTGCCAGCCGCGGTCTACCACGAACTGGCGGATACTGGGAGTGCCGACTCACCGACGAATCCGTACCTCGATGCGGCTGTCGAAGAGGGGTGGCTTCGGGTAGCCACACCGCTACCAGGTGATCGCACAAAGGGGTTCGATAGTAGTGCTGGGCCGGTTGAGAAAGCCCGGTTCGTTACAGATGGGTTTCTTAATCAGCAGAGCAAGTATCCAGAGACCAACAACTGGCAGGATGCAGCGTTGGTCGCGTTGGCAGTTCGATTGTTCGATGCGAATGCTCGTATCCGTGTGATTACCCACACAGCGGACGAAAATCTGGCAAAGGCGTGCGCTCGTATCCCTCCCGAATTCGGGTACTACGATATCAAATCCCGATACTACAACCCGCCTCAGACAGCAAAATCTGAGTTTCCAACCGTTGACCAGGTCACGTGGGATGGGTAGAGAAAGTTGTGGTGACAGCTTCGATGGCTAACCAACGAAGAGGGGGTCTTCTCCGTCGAGATTATCAATCAGCGTGGGCCTCTTTGACGACTTCGAGCCGGTGGATGCTGTCGAGACGGACACAGCCGAAGTCAAGAGCGAGTTCGGAACGGAGTGATGCCGGTCACTCCCCTGGGCACCACGTCCTCTTTGCGTGCCACTAGAGATAGAGACAGTCAGCGAGATCTTCATCTGGACGAATGAAGGCCACAATCTCTGCAGTGATATCAAACCGTGCCGGGAATGCGCCCGCCGCCGAGATCGGCTCGTCAATCTCGCTGATGTCCATAACCGGTTTTGACCGCTCGGTTTCGAACTCCATCCACTCGTACGGCAACAACAAGAAAACCGCGTTATCGGCATCTACGCCACCCCCTATGAGCTTCTTCGCCGAACACTTCCCAGCCTCTCCGATAATGTGGAAACCGTTATCGAAATATGCGACGTCGGCACGACCGTTCGAGTACCGCCGCTCGAAACACGTGTACGCTATATCTCGGTCGATAACTCGCCACTCATCCTGCTCCCACTCCTCCAGCGGACGGGCAACATCGTGCCCGAACTCGTAGAGAAAATCCGCAAGCACGACCTTCAACCGTACGTGCCTGAAACTCTCGCTTGAATCCTGCTCGTGGATCTGGATCCAGTGTTTCTGGGCCGTTGTTTCGTACTGTATCGCGTACGCCTCCAAATCACCGGACTCCAAGACTGCCGAGATATCGATGGTCTCCCGTCCGTTACCCCGGTTGTGAGACGTGAATGCGTTACTCGCTCGTTCCGGACTTAATCGGGTGATCGAGATGTTCTCAGCTGACATCGTCCTCGGTCGTGGTTTGTTCGTCGATTACCTCGAACGCGTCACTCGCGACCTCTGCCTGCTCGCTCGCCTCAATGTGACTGTACATTTTGGATGTAGTGGATGGGTCTTCGTGGCGGAGCGCACGTTGAGCCGCCGAAGCACCCTCTGCGCGATAGAGGGCCTCGCCAGCACCGCGGCGCGCTCCGTGCGGTTTCAAGTACTCGTGCTCGCCCTCGACAGGGATCTCGCCCTCCTTGCAGAGTCGGCGGAAGATATTCCGAACGGTCTCCGTGGTGATCGATGGCGGAGAAATCTCATACCGACGTAGCACTGCCTCTGGACCGTTCGCCTCGAGTTCCGACTCCAAGCCATCTACGCGCTCGCTGAGCTCCGAACGCGCACATTCGTATAACGACG of Halolamina sp. CBA1230 contains these proteins:
- a CDS encoding RNA-guided endonuclease TnpB family protein — its product is MLEVHRTHRAKILNHAQVEEPLDRHGWSASKLWNVANYHSREVWEETGKIPDHEELKHELKTHNKYKGLHSQSSQRVLEELAEAFNSWYSSDDNRDNPPGYRKENYYDTEGNRVHEEHPRSTVTWKQNGIRHDTKNNRVRLSKGANHKEHPKAWEYILVEYETRPGVEVENLQQVRAVYDQQNEQWELHLVCKDEIETPDTPGTETAGIDLGISNFAAVAYSTEDADLYPGNRLKQDGYYFPKEIANCDDSGGERATRLHKKWSERRTHFFHSLAKHIVERCVEKEVGRINVGNLEGVREDENGNSKNWGRHGNLDLHGWAFDHFTSILEYKAKVEGIEVVEVSERDTSKTCCVCGQEDESQRVERGLYVCKECDAAFNADVNGAENIRLDLNASNSESAPSLGGDRSTGWLAQPAVYLHDLSSGFQPQAQVVDCKP
- a CDS encoding helix-turn-helix domain-containing protein, with the translated sequence MSYDTEHVRNAGDTPGMITGIPTFAELLENPSLASLYTSIRGSATATGPELVEATTVSKKTVYDYLHKLEKAGLISQVGDDAGTAVYTAEEFELTLTVRETEVSITPELIEVIAQKNEYPAIKRVLEDHGIVTFALTYDLVKAHSEGDVTIRQIASLTDLSPGTAYDLVEALYSILDLGDDEPAPTTYTPDDFDEDEGDLLEEFADK